The following are encoded together in the Parabacteroides chongii genome:
- a CDS encoding regulatory protein RecX: MEQITEAEMLRRAAAYCSTAERCIQDVQKKIKAAGLTQEEGERIIARLLQEKFIDEHRFARYFVNDKLRFNKWGRIKIAYELQKRNIPAPIRAEALEGIDETEYTHILQSSLKAKKKSTKGKDDRDIYIKLLRFAAGRGFESREASRCLKQLFNGNDYEEDFE, encoded by the coding sequence ATGGAACAGATAACCGAAGCGGAAATGTTGCGCCGTGCTGCCGCTTATTGTTCGACAGCCGAACGTTGCATCCAGGACGTGCAAAAGAAGATCAAAGCAGCCGGTCTCACCCAGGAGGAAGGCGAACGTATCATCGCCCGTCTGCTTCAGGAAAAGTTCATCGACGAACACCGGTTTGCCCGTTACTTTGTAAACGACAAGCTGCGCTTCAACAAATGGGGACGCATCAAAATCGCTTATGAACTTCAAAAAAGAAACATCCCCGCTCCCATACGTGCGGAAGCCCTGGAGGGGATAGACGAAACAGAATATACTCATATCCTCCAATCGTCTCTTAAAGCGAAAAAGAAATCGACCAAAGGGAAAGACGACCGGGATATTTATATCAAACTTCTGCGTTTTGCTGCCGGCCGTGGTTTTGAGAGCCGTGAAGCTTCCCGTTGCCTGAAACAACTATTCAACGGTAACGACTATGAGGAAGATTTTGAATGA
- a CDS encoding DUF6089 family protein: MTSTFFQRVLILILLAGSFTGIHAQEYKYEIGGMAGGAFYMGDANKNAFFKGMNPAVGAVFRYNANFRWAFKANLMWGQVSGSTEGLENVFPDNAQASFSRSLVELGGQMEFNFFPYSDKFDYAGAKRFTPYVFLGLGITYGTGNEAFFGPNIPLGVGVKYKIKNRINLGCEFSFRKLFGDNFDVTDGSNAMLDNPYQISGSFLKNKDWYSFLLLSVTWDFGPRNRPCNSINSNSTFRY; the protein is encoded by the coding sequence ATGACTTCAACTTTTTTTCAACGGGTTCTTATACTGATACTGCTGGCCGGTTCATTTACCGGTATTCACGCGCAGGAATATAAATATGAAATAGGCGGAATGGCCGGAGGCGCTTTCTATATGGGGGATGCCAACAAAAATGCTTTCTTCAAAGGAATGAATCCGGCGGTGGGAGCAGTGTTCCGCTATAACGCCAACTTCAGATGGGCTTTTAAGGCAAATCTGATGTGGGGACAGGTTTCGGGCAGCACGGAAGGACTGGAGAATGTTTTTCCGGACAATGCGCAGGCATCGTTTAGCCGTAGCCTGGTGGAGCTGGGCGGACAGATGGAGTTTAACTTCTTTCCGTACAGTGATAAGTTTGATTACGCAGGGGCGAAGCGTTTCACTCCATACGTATTCCTGGGACTGGGAATTACATACGGCACAGGGAATGAAGCGTTTTTCGGACCGAATATTCCCTTGGGAGTAGGCGTGAAATATAAGATAAAGAACAGGATCAACCTGGGTTGCGAGTTCTCTTTCCGTAAATTGTTCGGAGACAATTTCGATGTTACGGACGGAAGCAATGCAATGCTGGATAATCCTTATCAGATAAGCGGCAGTTTTTTGAAGAACAAGGATTGGTATTCATTTTTACTGCTATCTGTTACCTGGGACTTCGGTCCGCGTAACAGGCCATGTAATAGTATAAACAGTAACAGTACGTTTAGATACTGA
- a CDS encoding DUF6383 domain-containing protein, whose protein sequence is MNKKFSTLMAVLLTAGAWTTLDAEVVVVDAPAIGKSYVLGSAAPGGNDVTNLVVTAGTVTANGTVAAFGQEWTLEAVTGSTTNFYLKNSAGSYLHEGTGADETQVIANKTDATIVQFKLSDNKIEVAVAGTSGLNTVGHFLVANSTDLKTAASTNEIITLVNKAESSLVLSEGSIDQTVDLVASPEFGKDVYYFIGSSITAANVLFYDKADKTTKPKLASALTSAEVDAALWKIIKTTKTVGSEKVDYYQFVNKADPSITAAISNTSEFYANTAYANGFTLFISKDAAVTDAFAPGIATAAATFGIYNATLEAFKGETLNDLLRNGFNLTVKVTEKGNETLNDVAAFSGKLTAVKDLTGAAVTTEPAYCLKSGNKFLVLNTKKSNSNGDGVFELVETVTADHLAYFSVMRSNAYTATNVVAELHVAAAADMLNAKKAVVHKINNAYFLTAKATLGTDDTLPYLSLTSSNIADYKQFLGKFMNITFVSDETETASDIAYKKNGVLATADYTGKEADYVNKSTVLLTSPEAQWAVTAVDVNKANNPMTLTNRESGETVTNVILRETTVSNEYLVESASVTNMKDDIIKIAFVTNRTKYDGFRTATVNELRNQVFNIGQYHNETGNTAGYWAENHQSNGTHQLGVTNNIANAAEWTLRLDKKLKSGSEISEVDTVFILTPMATIQNGKLVQGNVGDKDVVVDTLAVLPYQIQNKANLEYVRLESATNLDYYVCHEVADTRVEDRFALKAKPNGTYNIVTLPNRQNNVSQDALAADKIYVGNSNQWGSLKPTETYKADDNSLMVLNLIDRPEYRKVAKAWGDVVKIYREEYPTEVLFEKADVKSVVDNDTLSFLNVNNSVTGANPALFIDTAYVNRVDADGIANTCYQYLLGLSVKEETTTHCDYNPEHNTPEWLEANGGPCSDAKSFTALKGRYLINLIDTAYAYKQEHMHNNPYINMIEADENLAKLSFVEGYHKDDTLYITRKGGEVVKLGMDSPDFNVAKFAFRYVDNDANSFKIQTQYKDYSAPTKDLFEKSATNEGYLRWVNGTVVVTNKFTHGETFNMEEAYNGNPVANEQEPSVTTFTVISGNGSVTIKGAAGKTAVISNVLGQTVASTVLSSDEAQINVPAGVVVVAVEGEAAVKAIVK, encoded by the coding sequence CAACGGAACTGTTGCTGCTTTTGGTCAGGAATGGACTTTAGAAGCTGTTACTGGTTCTACTACTAATTTTTATTTGAAGAATAGTGCAGGAAGCTATTTGCATGAAGGTACTGGTGCCGATGAGACACAAGTAATAGCAAATAAAACTGATGCTACTATTGTACAGTTCAAGTTGAGCGATAACAAAATTGAAGTAGCAGTGGCTGGTACTAGTGGCCTTAATACGGTAGGTCATTTCTTAGTTGCAAATTCTACAGATTTAAAGACGGCGGCTAGTACGAATGAAATTATCACGTTAGTAAACAAGGCTGAATCTTCATTGGTCTTATCAGAGGGTAGTATAGATCAAACTGTAGACTTAGTTGCAAGTCCGGAATTTGGTAAAGATGTGTATTATTTCATCGGGTCTAGCATCACTGCAGCTAATGTGCTGTTCTACGACAAAGCTGATAAAACAACAAAACCGAAGCTTGCTTCTGCTCTGACTAGTGCTGAAGTTGATGCTGCTTTATGGAAAATAATAAAAACAACAAAAACTGTAGGCAGTGAGAAAGTAGACTATTATCAGTTTGTCAATAAAGCAGATCCTAGCATAACTGCAGCTATTAGTAATACTTCTGAGTTCTATGCTAATACAGCTTATGCGAATGGTTTTACATTGTTTATCTCTAAAGATGCAGCTGTAACTGACGCTTTTGCTCCTGGCATTGCTACTGCAGCTGCTACTTTCGGTATCTACAATGCTACATTAGAAGCATTTAAAGGTGAAACATTGAATGATTTGCTGAGAAATGGTTTCAACCTGACAGTTAAAGTGACTGAAAAGGGTAACGAAACTCTTAATGATGTAGCTGCTTTTTCTGGTAAACTGACTGCTGTTAAAGATCTAACTGGTGCGGCTGTGACTACTGAACCTGCTTATTGTCTGAAATCAGGTAACAAATTCCTAGTATTGAATACAAAGAAATCTAACAGTAATGGTGATGGTGTATTTGAACTGGTAGAAACTGTGACTGCTGATCATTTGGCATATTTCAGTGTTATGCGGAGCAATGCTTATACAGCTACAAATGTTGTTGCTGAATTGCATGTAGCAGCTGCAGCAGATATGCTTAATGCAAAGAAAGCGGTTGTACATAAAATCAATAATGCTTATTTCCTGACAGCTAAGGCTACTTTGGGAACAGATGATACACTTCCGTATCTGAGCCTGACATCTTCTAATATCGCTGATTACAAGCAGTTCCTGGGTAAATTCATGAACATTACTTTTGTAAGTGATGAAACTGAAACTGCTTCGGATATTGCATACAAGAAGAATGGTGTTTTAGCAACTGCTGATTATACAGGTAAGGAAGCTGACTATGTAAACAAGAGCACTGTATTATTGACTTCTCCGGAAGCTCAGTGGGCTGTGACTGCTGTTGATGTAAATAAAGCGAATAATCCGATGACTTTGACAAACCGCGAAAGTGGTGAAACTGTTACAAATGTTATCTTACGCGAAACTACAGTAAGTAATGAATACCTTGTTGAGTCTGCTTCTGTAACAAATATGAAAGACGATATTATCAAAATTGCATTTGTAACGAACCGTACTAAGTACGATGGTTTCAGAACTGCAACTGTAAACGAACTGAGAAATCAGGTATTCAATATCGGTCAGTATCATAACGAAACTGGTAATACAGCTGGTTACTGGGCAGAAAATCATCAGAGCAATGGTACTCACCAGTTAGGTGTTACTAATAATATTGCAAATGCTGCTGAATGGACTTTGCGCTTGGATAAGAAGTTGAAGAGCGGTAGTGAAATCTCTGAAGTAGATACAGTATTCATCCTGACTCCGATGGCTACTATACAGAACGGTAAGTTGGTACAAGGTAATGTAGGTGATAAAGATGTAGTTGTCGATACATTGGCAGTTCTTCCGTATCAGATTCAGAACAAAGCGAACTTGGAATATGTAAGACTGGAAAGTGCTACTAACCTGGATTATTATGTATGTCACGAAGTGGCTGATACTAGAGTTGAAGATCGTTTCGCCTTGAAGGCAAAACCTAACGGTACATATAATATTGTTACTCTACCTAATCGTCAAAATAATGTTTCTCAAGACGCTCTCGCTGCTGATAAGATATATGTAGGTAACAGTAACCAGTGGGGTTCTTTGAAACCGACGGAAACTTATAAAGCTGACGATAACTCTTTGATGGTTCTGAACTTGATCGACAGACCTGAATACCGCAAGGTTGCAAAAGCATGGGGTGACGTAGTGAAGATTTATCGCGAAGAATATCCGACAGAAGTATTGTTTGAAAAAGCTGACGTTAAGTCTGTTGTAGACAATGATACTTTGAGCTTCCTGAATGTGAACAATAGTGTAACTGGTGCAAATCCTGCATTGTTCATCGATACAGCTTATGTAAACCGTGTGGATGCAGACGGTATCGCTAATACTTGCTACCAGTATCTGCTGGGTCTGAGTGTGAAGGAAGAAACGACAACACATTGTGACTATAATCCGGAACACAATACACCTGAATGGCTGGAAGCTAACGGTGGTCCGTGCTCTGATGCGAAATCGTTCACAGCATTGAAGGGTCGTTACCTGATCAACCTGATCGATACGGCATATGCTTATAAACAGGAACATATGCACAATAATCCGTATATCAATATGATAGAAGCTGACGAAAACCTGGCTAAATTGTCATTCGTAGAAGGTTATCATAAAGATGATACGCTGTATATTACTCGTAAGGGTGGTGAAGTCGTTAAATTGGGTATGGATTCTCCTGACTTCAATGTGGCTAAGTTTGCTTTCCGTTATGTAGATAACGATGCAAATTCATTCAAGATCCAGACACAGTACAAAGATTATAGTGCACCTACTAAGGATCTGTTTGAAAAATCTGCAACTAACGAAGGTTACTTACGTTGGGTGAATGGTACTGTTGTTGTAACTAATAAGTTTACACACGGTGAAACATTCAACATGGAAGAAGCTTACAACGGCAATCCGGTTGCTAACGAACAGGAACCTTCTGTAACTACATTCACTGTTATCTCAGGTAACGGTTCAGTAACAATCAAGGGTGCTGCCGGTAAGACTGCTGTGATCAGCAATGTACTGGGTCAGACTGTTGCTAGCACGGTTCTGTCTTCTGACGAAGCTCAGATCAACGTTCCTGCTGGTGTAGTAGTTGTAGCTGTTGAAGGCGAAGCTGCTGTTAAAGCAATTGTAAAATAA
- the ribD gene encoding bifunctional diaminohydroxyphosphoribosylaminopyrimidine deaminase/5-amino-6-(5-phosphoribosylamino)uracil reductase RibD: MVEVENKYMARCISLARNGIGNVAPNPMVGAVIVHQGKIIGEGYHRKYGEAHAEVNAIASVRDESLLKEATIYVSLEPCSHYGKTPPCAELIIKKQIPRVVIGCLDPFPEVSGRGVRMLREAGVEVVTGVMEEEARELNRVFMTFQEKRRPYIYLKWAQSADGFMDRLRTDNSLPAVVLSSSETLRRVHHLRANVAAIMVGTQTALLDNPSLTVRHWAGKSPVRVALDRTLRIPPHYHLLDGAVKTLVFTAVEAVSRENVEYVTIDFGQPVLPQVMRELYVRKLDSLMVEGGATLLGHFLEDGLWDQMLVETAPVNLESGVKAPDLSWVASLSLTDVKKVQDHVISVFLRKNQ, from the coding sequence ATGGTCGAGGTTGAAAATAAATATATGGCGCGCTGTATTTCTCTGGCCCGTAACGGGATCGGGAATGTGGCGCCAAATCCGATGGTTGGGGCTGTGATTGTACATCAGGGGAAAATTATCGGAGAGGGCTATCACCGGAAATATGGCGAGGCACATGCCGAGGTGAATGCGATCGCTTCGGTCCGTGATGAATCTTTGTTGAAAGAGGCGACGATATATGTGAGCCTGGAACCCTGTTCTCATTATGGGAAAACACCTCCCTGTGCTGAACTCATCATCAAAAAGCAGATTCCCCGTGTTGTGATCGGATGTCTGGATCCCTTTCCTGAAGTTTCGGGGAGAGGAGTGAGGATGCTTCGTGAGGCAGGTGTGGAGGTGGTGACCGGCGTGATGGAGGAGGAAGCCCGGGAGTTGAACCGGGTGTTTATGACTTTCCAGGAAAAGCGACGGCCTTATATCTATCTGAAATGGGCGCAGAGTGCGGATGGTTTTATGGATCGGCTGCGGACGGATAATTCGTTGCCGGCTGTCGTGTTGTCTTCTTCGGAGACTTTGCGCAGGGTACATCATTTGCGGGCGAATGTGGCGGCTATCATGGTCGGCACACAAACGGCTTTGCTGGATAACCCCTCGTTGACGGTACGCCATTGGGCGGGGAAATCGCCTGTAAGGGTGGCTCTCGACCGGACTTTACGTATCCCGCCTCATTATCATCTGTTGGACGGGGCGGTGAAAACGCTGGTTTTTACAGCGGTGGAGGCTGTCAGCCGGGAGAATGTGGAATATGTCACGATTGATTTCGGGCAGCCGGTTTTGCCGCAGGTAATGCGTGAGTTGTATGTCCGTAAACTGGATTCGTTGATGGTGGAAGGGGGAGCTACGCTTCTCGGTCATTTTTTGGAGGACGGTTTATGGGATCAGATGTTGGTTGAAACAGCCCCGGTCAATCTGGAATCGGGCGTGAAAGCGCCGGATCTTAGCTGGGTGGCATCTCTGTCGCTGACAGACGTGAAAAAAGTGCAGGATCATGTAATCTCTGTTTTTTTACGGAAAAATCAGTGA
- a CDS encoding ComF family protein, producing MRKILNDLLNLFFPKLCMICQTPLTGGEEHICLTCLCDLPRTGYDFLKENPATYLFAGKVPVYRAAAFLHYEKGGHVQQLIHSLKYHDNREIGFRLGRMAGLNYRQAFLTDCPDLLLPVPLHPKKRKQRGYNQSEWIARGLNSVLKLPIDTTSLRRIKETDTQTSRQTYERWQNVQDIFSVADHKELEGKHILLIDDVITTGSTIGACAEALLAIPGVRVSVLAIAIA from the coding sequence ATGAGGAAGATTTTGAATGACCTGCTGAATCTCTTCTTCCCCAAGCTCTGCATGATATGCCAGACACCCCTCACCGGAGGAGAGGAACATATCTGCTTAACATGCTTGTGTGACCTACCCCGCACGGGATATGATTTCTTGAAGGAGAACCCGGCGACGTATCTGTTTGCCGGGAAAGTACCCGTTTACCGGGCAGCCGCTTTTCTGCATTACGAAAAAGGCGGCCATGTGCAACAGCTCATTCATTCCCTGAAATACCACGACAACCGCGAGATCGGTTTCCGCCTGGGACGCATGGCGGGTTTGAACTATCGGCAGGCTTTCCTGACAGATTGCCCGGATCTGCTCTTGCCTGTCCCGCTCCATCCCAAGAAGAGGAAGCAGCGCGGCTACAACCAGTCCGAATGGATAGCCCGGGGACTGAACAGTGTTTTAAAACTTCCGATAGATACCACCAGCCTCCGCCGTATCAAAGAGACAGACACGCAGACCAGCCGGCAGACATACGAACGCTGGCAGAACGTACAGGATATATTCTCGGTCGCAGACCATAAAGAACTGGAGGGGAAACATATTCTCCTGATAGATGACGTCATTACTACCGGCTCCACCATCGGAGCCTGCGCCGAAGCACTGCTGGCGATTCCCGGAGTACGGGTCAGCGTGTTGGCGATCGCAATCGCTTGA
- the prmC gene encoding peptide chain release factor N(5)-glutamine methyltransferase, with product MTETVAYIQNTLKDYYPLSEIKAFIRLIMERVCDIQPHQFLLCKDKELSDKEKTEIHNIVERLTKYEPIQYIFGKTDFYGFEFLVNPSVLIPRPETEELVELIVHDYPKKSIDILDVGTGSGCIAITLRKLLSKSQVSALDISPEALKVAQRNAIHNRVQLFFYERDILQPSKTADSIEDEFDVIVSNPPYVMEKEKAEMEKNVLDYEPPLALFVPDDNPLLYYNSIARFAEQKLKKKGYLYLEINSQMGEAVVNMLRMMEFKNVELIQDLSGKDRFVKAQTWNR from the coding sequence ATGACTGAGACTGTCGCTTATATACAAAATACGCTCAAAGATTATTATCCGCTAAGTGAAATCAAAGCATTCATTCGCCTGATAATGGAGCGCGTGTGCGATATCCAGCCGCATCAATTCTTACTCTGCAAAGATAAAGAATTATCCGATAAGGAAAAGACCGAGATTCACAATATCGTAGAACGATTGACAAAATACGAACCGATCCAATATATTTTCGGCAAAACCGACTTTTACGGATTCGAGTTCCTGGTAAACCCGTCAGTCCTGATCCCGCGTCCGGAAACGGAAGAACTGGTCGAGTTGATCGTACACGATTATCCCAAGAAAAGTATCGACATACTGGATGTTGGTACCGGCAGCGGTTGTATTGCTATCACTCTGCGGAAATTACTGAGCAAATCACAGGTTTCGGCACTCGATATTTCGCCGGAAGCCCTGAAGGTAGCCCAAAGAAACGCTATACATAATCGCGTACAACTCTTTTTTTACGAAAGGGACATTCTTCAACCATCCAAAACAGCCGATTCCATAGAAGATGAGTTCGACGTGATCGTCAGCAACCCTCCTTATGTGATGGAGAAGGAAAAAGCGGAGATGGAGAAAAACGTCCTCGATTATGAACCGCCACTCGCCTTGTTCGTTCCCGACGACAATCCTTTGCTGTACTATAACAGCATTGCGCGTTTCGCCGAACAGAAACTGAAGAAAAAAGGATACCTGTATCTGGAGATCAACTCACAGATGGGTGAAGCCGTTGTGAACATGCTGCGCATGATGGAATTTAAGAACGTAGAACTGATCCAGGACCTGTCCGGGAAAGACCGCTTTGTAAAGGCACAGACATGGAACAGATAA
- a CDS encoding DUF6242 domain-containing protein, with amino-acid sequence MFLLLWLYMQQTYFWMKNRIVLFVAGCIALFLSSCLNSDDQEYEIPKDCQITSFSLKSDSVKGLEAVKFVIDQVNGRIFNPDSMPFGTEIEKVVCTISRASGLASIEVTQEALPDSTFFWNTEDSLDFSKPVKFVTAAYDGITKKTYIAQVNIHQVVPDSMSWELYASNVLGFPVKEQKVVTWGDQENEYYYMYAQAADASKGYSLHTSSVSNAISWTEMTLSGLPAGEVRLSQMTEYEDALFVPTTKGALYRSVNGQDWTLVDQSNNVKALLGAIAAVDNNVLQQPSFLSAIVDNNGTLDFAYLNEEMKWTIGDAVPDGFPVSGFGSLASYSTGSKQNSLTVVAGKDKNGKLLNSAWATMNGGQWILLTDEESDYFDKREGVILSAYDNKFCLIGGIDEANKARKDLYFSIDGGVTWTLSDTLTVMPDNYKARGFASVSVDKDNFMLIFGGKETNNANDLDQIWRGRINRLGFKD; translated from the coding sequence ATGTTTCTACTTTTGTGGCTTTATATGCAACAAACTTATTTTTGGATGAAAAATAGAATAGTACTATTTGTAGCGGGATGTATTGCATTGTTTCTGTCTTCTTGTCTGAATTCGGACGATCAGGAGTATGAAATACCTAAGGATTGTCAGATAACGTCTTTTTCTTTAAAAAGTGATTCTGTCAAAGGGTTGGAAGCAGTGAAGTTTGTGATCGATCAGGTAAACGGACGTATTTTTAATCCGGACTCTATGCCTTTCGGCACTGAGATCGAGAAAGTTGTCTGTACGATATCGCGTGCGTCCGGGTTGGCTTCTATCGAAGTGACACAGGAGGCGTTGCCGGATTCTACCTTTTTCTGGAATACGGAAGATTCTTTGGATTTTTCCAAGCCGGTTAAATTTGTGACGGCTGCGTATGATGGCATCACCAAGAAAACTTATATCGCACAGGTCAATATCCATCAGGTAGTACCTGACTCCATGAGCTGGGAGCTGTATGCTAGCAACGTGTTGGGATTTCCGGTGAAGGAACAGAAAGTGGTTACCTGGGGAGATCAGGAGAACGAGTACTATTATATGTACGCACAAGCTGCTGATGCAAGCAAAGGATATTCATTGCACACCTCTTCTGTGTCGAATGCTATCTCCTGGACGGAAATGACGTTGAGCGGGCTGCCTGCTGGCGAAGTCCGTCTTTCACAGATGACAGAATATGAGGATGCTTTGTTTGTGCCTACCACAAAAGGGGCACTGTACCGCTCTGTAAACGGACAGGACTGGACTCTGGTCGATCAGTCTAATAATGTAAAAGCATTGCTGGGAGCAATCGCAGCAGTCGATAATAATGTATTACAGCAACCTTCGTTCCTGTCTGCCATCGTAGATAATAACGGAACGCTGGATTTTGCTTATCTGAACGAAGAGATGAAATGGACAATCGGTGATGCCGTTCCTGACGGATTCCCGGTTAGTGGTTTCGGCTCTTTAGCTTCCTATTCTACCGGCAGCAAGCAGAACAGTCTGACGGTTGTTGCTGGAAAAGACAAAAACGGTAAATTGCTCAACTCTGCCTGGGCGACTATGAATGGCGGACAGTGGATATTGCTGACAGACGAGGAATCTGACTATTTCGATAAGCGGGAAGGTGTAATACTTTCTGCTTATGATAATAAGTTCTGTCTGATAGGCGGTATCGACGAAGCAAATAAAGCACGGAAAGATTTATATTTCTCTATAGATGGTGGTGTGACATGGACGTTGTCCGACACATTAACCGTGATGCCGGATAATTATAAAGCACGAGGTTTTGCATCGGTATCGGTGGATAAAGATAATTTCATGTTGATTTTCGGAGGAAAAGAGACGAATAATGCAAATGATTTGGATCAGATCTGGAGAGGTCGCATAAACCGCTTAGGTTTTAAGGATTGA